From the Lathyrus oleraceus cultivar Zhongwan6 chromosome 4, CAAS_Psat_ZW6_1.0, whole genome shotgun sequence genome, one window contains:
- the LOC127138702 gene encoding 20 kDa chaperonin, chloroplastic, producing the protein MATTQLTASSISTRNFSSFEGLRTSSIQFRSKNVRIGTSTQRLFPSLVVKAATVVAPKHTTLKPLGDRVLVKIKDAEEKTVGGIILPSTAQSKPQGGEVVAVGEGKTVGKNNVEVSVKAGAQVVYSKYAGTEVEFNGSKHLILQDDDIVGILETDEVKDLKPLSDRVLIKVAEAEEKTAGGLLLTGATKEKPSVGTVIAVGPGSVDEEGNRKPLSITPGNTVLYSKYAGNDFKGKDGSDYIALRASDLMAILS; encoded by the exons ATGGCAACCACTCAGCTCACTGCTTCATCGATTTCAACGAGGAATTTTTCGTCCTTTGAAGGGCTTCGAACTTCATCAATTCAATTTCGTAGCAAGAATGTTAGAATTGGTACTTCCACACAAAGGTTGTTCCCGTCTTTGGTTGTTAAAGCTGCCACTGTTGTTGCCCCAAAG CATACTACACTTAAGCCACTAGGTGATAGAGTACTGGTAAAAATTAAGGATGCAGAAGAGAAAACTGTGGGTGGAATTATACTGCCATCAACTGCTCAATCAAAGCCTCAAGGGGGTGAGGTGGTTGCTGTTGGAGAAGGAAAGACAGTTGGGAAGAACAATGTGGAAGTTAGTGTGAAG GCTGGTGCACAAGTTGTGTACTCAAAGTATGCAGGGACTGAGGTGGAGTTCAATGGTTCAAAACATCTTATACTTCAAGATGATGACATTGTTGGTATTCTTGAAACCGATGAGGTCAAGGATCTTAAACCCTTGAGCGATAGAGTCTTGATAAAG GTTGCAGAAGCTGAGGAAAAAACTGCTGGTGGTTTGTTGCTCACGGGAGCAACCAAGGAGAAACCATCTGTTGGCACC GTGATAGCTGTTGGTCCAGGGTCTGTGGACGAAGAAGGCAACAGGAAACCATTATCCATTACACCTGGGAATACAGTTCTTTACTCCAAATATGCGGGGAATGACTTCAAGGGCAAAGATGGTTCTGACTATATTGCTTTGAGAGCCTCAGATCTCATGGCAATTCTTTCTTAG